From Aedes albopictus strain Foshan chromosome 1, AalbF5, whole genome shotgun sequence, one genomic window encodes:
- the LOC115253645 gene encoding zinc finger protein 239, with the protein MSKIECDILEKPLDSKNMIEYVLPEYTPTRRQTLLKYFRINPGFLANPVNYPRTLNLIANDLAEPNFQPSFPEILEAIERWKAWVALQQTEPTRPPDRELKRLLEALESRLTHSQITLMLQHMEVVGGDADGLWATIAVEMRALKYPPRPEIYWRRGFEEWCQEARDRFREDPDALTALQQRYIDYARERGELDEEVAWIEVDALELVLNHCRTCLGMLRAADPKAYLFEPGGMGTTLADKINVCFGTGIDLEERLPKYVCRKCVEKVEEAYALKMQIDRTDEELKSLIGEYQKRETARSNVKNEHREADTTETTVQTLQDASPLEVIQEKEQQLSEQLEVPEEEVEHLEGVVDAEHDVKYSWQVISDSEQMIVEQVEEHEEEHIDVSEAVQEEVESYDDVMVATEADYLEDDIEEQYVEEETEQKAFTPHQKLSLDVKVKRQIVPDLSHNFYQCPECRIVLRSHELWETHTARHASEKRYTCEVCSKQFRSSSTLRIHQRTHTNERPYVCEICNKSFVQSTNLVYHMNVHQNIRNYPCDQCSYKARNKNDLNLHKRTHSGARPYICEYCECTFTTSSNLSKHIKRRHIGEKNFKVCSKAFRTHSQIKAHGFVHDRNNRPMKCERCPYRTSTKSSLSIHMKSHVTTRPYVCPHCKMGFRTSSNMHKHVRNTHEGQRPFKVSWNFCAVSPRGTPRWALLPRGVHTKYDNLY; encoded by the exons ATGTCTAAAATTGAGTGTGATATCCTGGAAAAACCGTTAGATAGTAAAAATATG ATCGAATATGTTCTCCCGGAGTACACCCCTACACGAAGGCAGACGCTGCTAAAATACTTCCGCATCAATCCGGGTTTCCTCGCGAACCCGGTCAACTACCCGCGCACCCTCAATCTCATCGCCAACGACCTGGCGGAACCGAACTTCCAGCCGTCCTTCCCGGAAATACTCGAAGCCATCGAACGCTGGAAGGCTTGGGTGGCGCTACAGCAGACGGAACCCACTCGGCCACCGGATCGGGAACTGAAACGGCTGCTGGAGGCGCTCGAGTCGCGCCTAACGCATAGTCAAATCACGCTGATGCTGCAACACATGGAAGTGGTGGGGGGCGATGCGGACGGACTGTGGGCCACCATTGCGGTGGAGATGCGCGCTTTGAAGTATCCTCCCCGACCGGAGATTTATTGGCGGCGGGGGTTCGAGGAGTGGTGCCAGGAAGCGCGGGATCGCTTCCGGGAGGATCCGGATGCGCTGACGGCACTGCAGCAGCGGTATATTGACTATGCGAGGGAGCGAGGCGAGCTGGATGAGGAAGTGGCTTGGATAGAGGTGGACGCCTTGGAGCTGGTGCTGAACCACTGCCGGACGTGTTTGGGAATGCTGAGGGCGGCCGACCCGAAGGCGTATCTGTTTGAACCGGGCGGAATGGGCACGACACTGGCCGATAAGATCAATGTTTGCTTCGGGACGGGGATCGATCTGGAGGAACGACTGCCGAAGTACGTTTGCCGGAAGTGTGTGGAGAaggtggaggaagcttatgcgtTGAAGATGCAGATCGATCGCACCGATGAGGAGCTGAAGAGTTTGATTGGGGAGTACCAGAAGCGGGAAACGGCGCGTAGTAATGTGAAGAATGAACATCGGGAAGCAGACACGACGGAAACGACCGTCCAGACGCTGCAGGATGCAAGTCCGCTGGAAGTGATACAGGAAAAAGAACAACAGTTAAGTGAACAGTTGGAAGTCCCAGAAGAGGAAGTCGAACATTTGGAAGGAGTCGTTGACGCGGAGCACGATGTTAAATATAGCTGGCAAGTGATAAGTGATTCGGAACAGATGATTGTTGAGCAGGTGGAGGAGCACGAGGAAGAGCATATTGATGTCAGCGAAGCAGTACAAGAAGAAGTGGAGTCTTACGACGACGTGATGGTGGCAACGGAAGCAGATTACCTGGAAGACGACATAGAGGAACAGTACGTTGAAGAGGAAACGGAACAAAA AGCTTTCACCCCTCATCAAAAACTCTCACTGGATGTGAAAGTGAAACGCCAAATTGTCCCCGACCTCAGCCACAATTTCTACCAATGTCCCGAGTGTCGAATAGTACTGCGATCGCACGAGCTCTGGGAGACACACACAGCACGCCATGCTTCGGAAAAACGATACACGTGCGAGGTGTGCTCCAAGCAGTTCCGTTCTTCGTCAACGTTGAGAATTCACCAGCGAACCCATACCAACGAGCGACCCTACGTTTGCGAG ATCTGTAACAAAAGCTTTGTTCAAAGTACAAACCTAGTCTATCACATGAATGTCCACCAGAACATTCGAAATTACCCGTGCGATCAGTGTTCGTACAAAGCTCGCAACAAGAACGACCTGAATCTCCACAAGCGCACTCATTCGGGTGCTCGTCCGTACATTTGCGAGTACTGTGAATGTACCTTCACCACCTCTAGCAATCTGAGCAAGCACATCAAGCGACGGCACATAGGCGAGAAAAACTTTAAG GTGTGCAGCAAGGCGTTCCGAACGCACAGCCAAATTAAGGCTCACGGTTTCGTGCACGACCGGAACAATCGCCCGATGAAGTGCGAACGGTGTCCCTATCGGACCAGCACCAAGTCGTCACTGTCCATCCATATGAAGTCGCACGTGACCACCCGGCCGTACGTCTGTCCGCACTGCAAGATGGGCTTCCGCACGTCCAGCAATATGCACAAACACGTTCGAAACACACACGAAGGGCAGCGGCCTTTCAAGGTATCTTGGAATTTCTGTGCGGTTTCCCCGAGGGGTACACCGCGATGGGCGTTGTTACCCCGAGGGGTACACACCAAATATGATAATCTGTATTGa